A portion of the Luxibacter massiliensis genome contains these proteins:
- a CDS encoding PrgI family protein → MAFVSVPKDLTKVKNKVVLNLTKRQLICLSAAAAIGLPFYFLTREWIGTTNAATGMVLLMLPAFMFAMYERDGLPLEKILWNIVTVKFLKPAVRRYEVENFYEMEPPETVWKDRKGGDHLGKKRRNRSR, encoded by the coding sequence ATGGCGTTTGTCAGTGTACCAAAAGACCTGACGAAAGTAAAAAACAAAGTAGTCTTGAACCTGACAAAAAGACAGCTCATCTGTCTGTCAGCAGCGGCGGCCATCGGGCTGCCTTTTTATTTTCTCACACGGGAGTGGATCGGAACCACCAACGCCGCCACCGGCATGGTGCTTCTCATGCTTCCGGCATTTATGTTTGCCATGTATGAGAGAGACGGGCTTCCCCTGGAGAAAATCCTGTGGAATATCGTGACGGTGAAATTCTTAAAGCCTGCTGTCCGCAGGTATGAGGTGGAGAACTTTTATGAAATGGAGCCGCCGGAGACTGTCTGGAAAGACAGGAAAGGAGGGGATCATCTTGGGAAAAAGAGAAGAAATCGTAGTCGATAA
- a CDS encoding VirB4-like conjugal transfer ATPase, CD1110 family yields the protein MSSTVNGAKKKADKKAEEKRLSAQKSIPYREMARDGICRVQDKYYSKTIRFYDINYQLAQNEDKNAIFENWCDFLNYFDSSIHFQLSFINHHSNMKEFESVIQIKPRHDAFDDVRMEYAQMLKNQLAKGNNGLVRTKYITFGVEAENIREAKPKLERIETDILNNFKVLGVSAYPLDGRERLQIMYETFNPEEKVPFQFSFDQVMRSGMGTKDFIAPTSFLFKSGKDFMMGNTIGAVSYLQILAPELTDRMLAEFLDMDRNLIVNLHIQSLDQMKAIKLVKSKVTDINRMKIEEQKKAVRSGYDMDIIPSDLNTYGGEAKRLLEDLQSRNERMFLVTIVFLNTAKTKQELDNAVFQTAGIAQKYNCSLRRLDYMQEPGLMSSLPLGLNLIPIKRALTTTSTAIFVPFTTQELFMEGESLYYGLNALSNNMIMVDRKKLKNPNGLILGTPGSGKSFSAKREITNAFFVTQDDIIIGDPEGEYYPLVNALGGQVIHISPTSHDYINPMDINLDYSDDDNPLGFKSDFILSLCELIMGSRNGIEAEEKSVIDRCLPLVYQKYFEAPVPENMPILGDLYDCLRQQKEVQAQRIATALEIYVNGSLKVFNHRTNVELNNRIVCFDIKDLGKQLKKLGMLIVQDQVWNRVTVNRAAHKSTRYYIDEFHLLLKEEQTAAYSVEIWKRFRKWGGIPTGITQNIKDLLASREIENIFENSDFIYMLNQAAGDRQILAKQLNISPHQLSYVTNSGEGEGLIFYGSTIIPFKDKFDKSLRLYSLMTTKVSDLEQQEGRKRTE from the coding sequence GTGAGTAGTACCGTGAACGGGGCAAAGAAGAAAGCAGATAAAAAGGCAGAGGAGAAGCGTCTGTCCGCCCAGAAGTCCATTCCCTACCGGGAAATGGCAAGGGATGGAATCTGCCGGGTGCAGGATAAATATTATTCCAAAACCATCCGTTTTTACGACATTAACTATCAGTTGGCACAGAATGAGGACAAAAATGCTATTTTTGAAAACTGGTGTGATTTCCTCAATTACTTTGACAGCAGTATCCATTTCCAGTTGTCGTTCATCAACCACCACAGCAACATGAAGGAATTTGAATCGGTCATCCAGATCAAGCCCCGGCATGACGCTTTTGATGATGTGCGCATGGAATACGCACAAATGCTGAAAAATCAGCTTGCCAAAGGCAATAACGGCCTGGTGCGGACGAAGTACATTACCTTTGGCGTGGAAGCGGAAAATATCCGGGAGGCAAAGCCGAAGCTGGAGCGGATCGAGACAGACATCCTGAATAACTTCAAAGTGCTTGGCGTGTCCGCTTACCCGTTGGATGGCCGGGAGCGTCTGCAGATCATGTACGAGACATTTAACCCGGAGGAGAAAGTGCCTTTCCAGTTTTCTTTCGACCAGGTAATGCGTTCCGGCATGGGGACAAAGGACTTTATCGCCCCTACAAGTTTCCTGTTTAAGAGTGGGAAAGATTTTATGATGGGGAATACCATCGGGGCAGTGTCCTACCTGCAGATCCTGGCCCCGGAGCTGACTGACCGGATGCTGGCGGAATTTCTGGATATGGACAGGAACCTGATCGTCAACCTGCATATCCAGTCTTTAGACCAGATGAAAGCCATCAAACTGGTGAAAAGCAAGGTGACGGACATTAACCGGATGAAGATCGAGGAGCAGAAAAAGGCAGTGCGTTCCGGATACGATATGGACATTATCCCGTCGGATTTGAATACTTACGGCGGGGAAGCAAAGCGCCTCCTGGAAGATCTCCAGTCCAGAAATGAGAGGATGTTCCTGGTGACGATTGTATTTCTGAATACGGCAAAGACGAAGCAGGAATTAGACAATGCGGTATTCCAGACGGCGGGCATTGCGCAGAAATATAACTGTTCCCTGCGCCGTCTGGATTATATGCAGGAGCCGGGGCTGATGAGCAGTCTCCCGCTGGGATTGAACCTGATCCCCATCAAGCGGGCGCTGACCACCACATCTACGGCTATTTTTGTGCCTTTCACAACCCAGGAATTATTTATGGAAGGGGAATCCCTTTACTATGGCTTGAACGCCCTTTCCAACAACATGATTATGGTTGACCGGAAGAAGCTGAAAAATCCAAACGGCCTGATCCTGGGAACACCTGGCTCTGGAAAATCCTTTTCGGCAAAGCGGGAGATTACTAACGCCTTTTTTGTTACCCAGGACGATATTATTATCGGAGATCCGGAGGGGGAATATTATCCCCTGGTCAATGCCCTGGGTGGGCAGGTAATCCATATCTCCCCCACAAGCCATGACTATATCAATCCCATGGACATCAACCTGGATTACTCAGATGATGATAACCCGCTGGGATTTAAGAGTGATTTTATCCTATCCCTGTGTGAGCTGATCATGGGGAGCCGCAACGGGATTGAAGCGGAGGAAAAGTCGGTGATTGACCGCTGTTTACCATTGGTGTATCAGAAATATTTTGAAGCGCCGGTGCCGGAAAATATGCCCATTCTGGGGGATCTCTATGATTGTCTGCGTCAGCAGAAAGAAGTGCAGGCACAGCGGATCGCTACAGCTCTGGAAATCTACGTCAACGGTTCCTTAAAAGTATTTAACCACCGTACCAACGTGGAGCTGAACAACCGGATCGTCTGCTTTGATATCAAAGACCTGGGGAAACAGTTGAAAAAGCTGGGGATGCTGATTGTTCAGGATCAGGTGTGGAACCGTGTGACAGTCAACCGGGCGGCGCATAAGTCTACCCGGTACTATATAGACGAGTTCCATCTTCTTTTAAAAGAGGAGCAGACAGCAGCTTATTCCGTGGAGATCTGGAAGCGTTTCCGTAAGTGGGGCGGCATTCCCACAGGCATCACACAGAACATTAAAGACCTGCTTGCCAGCCGGGAAATTGAGAACATTTTTGAAAACTCGGATTTTATTTATATGCTTAACCAGGCAGCGGGAGATCGGCAGATCTTAGCGAAACAGCTCAACATATCACCTCATCAGCTATCTTATGTGACGAACAGCGGGGAGGGAGAGGGGCTGATCTTTTATGGAAGCACCATTATCCCCTTTAAGGACAAGTTCGATAAGTCCCTGCGTCTGTATTCGTTGATGACAACCAAAGTATCTGACCTGGAGCAACAGGAAGGGAGGAAGCGGACGGAATGA
- a CDS encoding DNA adenine methylase, with protein MNSCIKWVGGKRLLRKQILAEFPEDYTRYVEVFGGAAWLLFARERDNRVEVYNDRNHNLVNLFRCIKYHGEALQEELKWCLVSREFFEDALHNYQNPDLTDIQRAARFFVLIKCSFGAKLQDFSGARVSLVNTVRNLEQFQERLKNTVIEQMDFEKLLILYDKKDTFFYLDPPYFQAEKYYRDSFSEKDHLRLKEVLVSLKGKFLLTYNDCPFIRTLYQQFSIVPMVRQNNMASCSTMGDYLEIMIKNY; from the coding sequence ATGAACAGTTGTATTAAATGGGTAGGCGGAAAGAGACTTCTAAGAAAACAGATTTTAGCAGAGTTTCCGGAAGACTACACAAGATATGTGGAAGTGTTTGGAGGAGCTGCGTGGTTGCTGTTTGCAAGAGAAAGAGACAACAGAGTGGAAGTATATAACGACAGGAACCATAACCTGGTAAATCTTTTCCGGTGCATAAAATATCATGGCGAGGCACTGCAGGAGGAACTAAAGTGGTGCCTTGTTTCCCGTGAATTTTTTGAGGACGCCTTGCACAATTATCAAAATCCAGACTTGACGGATATACAGAGAGCAGCCCGGTTTTTTGTGCTAATTAAATGTAGTTTCGGGGCAAAGCTGCAGGATTTCAGCGGAGCAAGGGTATCATTGGTTAATACGGTCAGAAATTTAGAACAGTTTCAGGAAAGATTGAAAAATACTGTGATTGAGCAGATGGACTTTGAGAAACTGCTTATCCTTTATGACAAAAAAGATACCTTTTTCTATCTTGATCCACCATATTTTCAAGCAGAAAAGTATTATAGGGATTCTTTCAGTGAAAAAGACCATTTGCGGCTAAAAGAGGTTCTTGTAAGTTTAAAAGGAAAATTTTTACTGACATACAATGATTGTCCTTTTATCCGGACATTGTATCAACAATTCTCTATTGTGCCAATGGTAAGGCAGAACAACATGGCTTCTTGCAGCACTATGGGAGATTACCTGGAGATCATGATAAAGAATTATTAA
- a CDS encoding C40 family peptidase — protein MQDQEYKARDKTVRKMNRDGLTEENLYNGETVRVSHREREERILLKQAEDVSFSRQEKEPEQPSEGRKRRQKLKNQTEAGRPVDISPHAAGRENVETGDLAGTNPAILPGSVTGNTAEPGQTEPAGEDNPASAAHDSIREQSFRSGNIRGHPSDTSVLLESVSEVSHLRKKKLVQEYARKGRGKPEDAAAMEDFREEIKGKTKREQIQKEQKKAKRLSFGDEGNGMVRGAGMGISKKAVSAAAGSAAVYVHGKTHEAEQENTAVEGVHRAELMTESALRYAMHRTSRGLHKRNVRLQEAGYLERGTRSLLYETAQEGGEITAQAVKSAEQAKKGILQKFWQKRQYQKAYRAAKKGEKTAAGTVKATQTIASKARSVASSVFARSKGILGIAAAAMLFFVMIASLMASCGASIQGGAASTIASTTYGSTDEDIYAVEDAYSALEAALNEQINSMESRYPGYDEYRYQIDEISHNPYHLISYFSAKYGEFTYEQVKDEVEEIFQRQYSIATESTRETVTETKMVRVGESLGQVVTSGYCSCSICCGQWAGGPTASGVYPTANHTIAVDASNPFVPIGTKVIMNGVEYVVEDTGAFARYGVQFDVYYSDHAAASAHGHQTWEAYIADDNGSQEVEVTTTQEVNRLDVTLTNHGLDAVLRELMDENEEGRYDLYNGTYGNRDYLFDTETLPGGGGDFGYEIPAEALTDQKFANMIHEAEKYLGYPYVWGGSSPSTSFDCSGFVSWVINNCGNGWNIGRQTTDGLMGYCSQVSTSEAKPGDLVFFQGTYDTPGASHVGIYVGDNMMIHCGNPIQYTSIASSYWQEHFLAFGRIHG, from the coding sequence ATGCAGGATCAGGAATACAAAGCCAGGGATAAAACTGTCCGCAAGATGAACCGGGACGGACTGACGGAGGAAAACCTGTACAATGGGGAGACTGTCCGTGTCAGCCACCGGGAGCGGGAGGAACGGATACTGCTAAAACAGGCAGAGGATGTTTCCTTCTCCCGGCAGGAGAAAGAGCCGGAGCAACCATCAGAGGGCAGGAAACGAAGGCAGAAATTAAAGAATCAGACGGAGGCAGGGCGGCCAGTGGATATTTCTCCTCATGCCGCCGGCAGGGAGAACGTAGAGACAGGCGATTTAGCCGGAACTAATCCTGCAATCCTTCCCGGTTCTGTGACAGGGAATACGGCAGAACCGGGACAGACGGAGCCTGCCGGGGAGGACAATCCGGCATCTGCCGCCCATGACAGTATCCGGGAGCAGTCCTTCCGCTCCGGAAACATCCGGGGGCATCCGTCCGATACGTCAGTGTTGTTGGAATCCGTGTCAGAGGTTTCCCACCTGCGGAAGAAAAAGCTGGTGCAGGAGTATGCCCGGAAAGGGCGAGGGAAACCGGAGGATGCCGCCGCCATGGAGGACTTCCGGGAGGAGATCAAAGGGAAAACCAAACGGGAGCAGATCCAGAAAGAACAGAAGAAGGCGAAGCGTTTATCCTTTGGGGATGAAGGAAACGGCATGGTGCGTGGGGCCGGTATGGGGATTTCAAAGAAGGCAGTTTCAGCGGCGGCAGGTTCCGCCGCTGTTTACGTCCATGGAAAAACCCATGAAGCAGAGCAGGAAAACACTGCCGTGGAAGGAGTCCACCGGGCAGAGCTGATGACAGAAAGCGCCCTCCGTTATGCCATGCACCGGACAAGCCGTGGCCTCCATAAGAGAAACGTCCGCCTTCAGGAAGCCGGTTACCTTGAAAGGGGGACAAGAAGCCTTCTGTATGAGACAGCACAGGAAGGCGGTGAGATAACAGCGCAGGCGGTAAAGAGCGCAGAGCAGGCCAAAAAGGGAATCCTGCAGAAGTTCTGGCAGAAACGCCAGTATCAGAAAGCGTACCGGGCAGCGAAAAAAGGAGAAAAGACAGCGGCAGGGACAGTAAAAGCCACGCAGACCATTGCTTCTAAAGCAAGGAGCGTGGCTTCTTCTGTGTTTGCAAGGAGTAAAGGCATCCTGGGCATTGCGGCGGCAGCCATGCTGTTCTTTGTGATGATCGCTTCCCTGATGGCAAGCTGCGGCGCTTCCATCCAGGGTGGAGCGGCTTCTACCATTGCCAGTACCACTTATGGGAGTACGGACGAGGATATTTATGCAGTGGAGGATGCGTATTCTGCGCTGGAGGCGGCGCTGAACGAACAGATCAACAGCATGGAAAGCCGCTATCCCGGATATGACGAGTACCGCTATCAGATTGATGAAATCTCTCACAACCCGTATCACCTGATTTCTTACTTTTCTGCAAAATATGGGGAATTTACCTATGAACAGGTAAAGGATGAAGTGGAGGAAATTTTTCAGCGCCAGTACAGCATTGCCACGGAAAGCACACGGGAAACCGTGACAGAAACAAAAATGGTGCGGGTGGGGGAATCCTTGGGGCAGGTCGTAACCAGCGGTTACTGCAGTTGTTCTATCTGCTGCGGGCAATGGGCCGGCGGTCCTACGGCAAGTGGTGTCTATCCCACAGCCAACCATACCATTGCCGTGGATGCTTCTAATCCTTTTGTGCCAATAGGAACAAAAGTCATTATGAATGGCGTAGAGTATGTGGTGGAGGATACGGGTGCTTTCGCCCGGTACGGGGTACAGTTTGATGTATATTACAGCGACCATGCCGCTGCATCTGCCCACGGGCACCAGACCTGGGAAGCTTATATTGCGGACGATAATGGAAGCCAGGAAGTGGAAGTGACAACCACACAGGAAGTGAACCGTCTGGATGTGACACTCACTAACCATGGGCTGGACGCCGTGCTGCGGGAGCTGATGGATGAGAATGAGGAAGGCCGGTATGACTTGTATAACGGCACATATGGAAACAGGGATTATCTGTTCGATACAGAAACCCTTCCAGGCGGGGGTGGTGATTTTGGCTATGAGATTCCGGCAGAAGCCCTGACCGACCAGAAATTTGCCAACATGATCCATGAGGCGGAAAAGTATCTGGGGTATCCCTATGTGTGGGGCGGCAGTTCCCCGTCTACCAGTTTCGATTGTTCAGGCTTCGTGAGCTGGGTGATCAATAACTGCGGCAATGGCTGGAATATCGGCAGGCAGACTACAGACGGATTGATGGGATACTGTTCCCAGGTTTCCACGTCGGAAGCAAAGCCGGGAGACCTGGTCTTTTTCCAGGGGACTTACGATACGCCGGGGGCAAGCCATGTGGGGATCTATGTGGGCGATAACATGATGATCCACTGCGGGAACCCTATCCAGTATACCAGTATAGCATCGTCCTACTGGCAGGAGCATTTCCTGGCCTTTGGACGCATCCATGGATAA
- a CDS encoding DUF4315 family protein, which translates to MNRKLHRVLDEIQKTEKKIDEWQEHLKELKLLAEQLENEEIIKTIRSMKLDSHQMLELLEGIQDGTVSIPIMAEGPEETDGKDGIEPEEDMEEKAQETAPESEDRKHEEI; encoded by the coding sequence ATGAACCGGAAGCTGCACCGGGTTTTGGATGAGATCCAGAAAACGGAGAAGAAGATCGACGAGTGGCAGGAACATTTAAAAGAACTGAAACTGCTGGCAGAACAGCTTGAGAATGAGGAGATTATAAAAACCATCCGCTCCATGAAGCTGGACAGCCACCAGATGTTAGAGCTTCTGGAAGGGATTCAGGATGGGACAGTTTCTATTCCCATCATGGCAGAGGGGCCAGAAGAAACAGACGGGAAAGACGGCATAGAGCCGGAAGAAGATATGGAAGAAAAGGCGCAGGAGACAGCGCCGGAAAGTGAGGACAGGAAGCATGAAGAAATTTAA
- a CDS encoding CD1107 family mobile element protein, with protein sequence MKKFNRWVMALAVAGGIFSSTATTAFAYVPDPQQTEAATEPISENEGTVIPEQEAAGQTEGTPQEETQGGETPFSIPGNGEVLDDKTGDGTKEFLTIQTKNGNTFFLVLDRSSNTENVYMLSMVDENDLAEFLDETKTEEVPQVVIPETEALAESETESETGSEPVQPKEEDGRNTGALLAVGVLAAGAIGAGYYFKVVKPKKEESQEDGEDLEFYDGGTYVNEDQPEEDGSTEEENNKA encoded by the coding sequence ATGAAGAAATTTAACCGCTGGGTAATGGCGCTTGCGGTGGCGGGAGGCATCTTTTCCTCCACCGCCACGACAGCTTTTGCTTATGTGCCAGACCCACAGCAGACAGAGGCAGCCACAGAACCGATATCAGAAAACGAAGGGACAGTGATCCCGGAGCAGGAGGCTGCGGGGCAGACGGAAGGGACGCCCCAGGAGGAAACACAGGGCGGGGAAACGCCTTTTTCCATTCCGGGAAACGGGGAAGTGCTGGATGATAAGACGGGGGATGGAACGAAAGAATTTCTGACGATACAGACAAAAAATGGAAACACGTTCTTTTTAGTGCTAGACCGATCCAGCAATACGGAAAATGTCTATATGCTCTCCATGGTGGATGAAAATGATCTGGCGGAGTTTCTGGATGAGACAAAGACGGAAGAAGTGCCTCAGGTGGTGATCCCGGAGACGGAAGCGTTGGCAGAAAGCGAGACGGAGAGCGAAACCGGATCAGAACCGGTACAGCCGAAAGAGGAGGACGGCAGGAATACCGGGGCGCTCCTGGCAGTTGGCGTCCTGGCTGCGGGAGCGATTGGAGCCGGCTATTATTTTAAGGTTGTGAAGCCGAAGAAAGAGGAGTCTCAGGAGGACGGGGAGGACTTGGAGTTCTATGACGGCGGTACTTACGTCAATGAAGATCAGCCGGAAGAGGACGGTTCCACAGAGGAAGAAAATAATAAAGCATAA
- a CDS encoding type IA DNA topoisomerase, whose product MYLVLGEKPSVALAYAKVLGAKKRQEGYLEGNGWLVSWCLGHLAEYVPPEDYGEKYKKWEFTDLPILPDEWRLAVAKDKKTQFAVLKKLLNRKDVEYVVNGCDAGREGELIFGRVYELSGSRLPIKRIWISSMEDSAIREAFSCLKDGAEYRNLYEASVCRAKADWLIGMNATRAYTTKYFKRLVVGRVQTPTLAMLVERGEQITHFQKEKYYNLHFDCGGLEAVKEKLFDTGEVRRLQEACEGGTAVAESCVSTEKAVSPPKLYDLTTLQRESNRYFGYTAKETLDFTQSLYEKKLVTYPRTDSQYLTEDMGQTARQAVAMACEKYGFSSLYPLEPDVERMMDNSKVSDHHAIIPTAELKAYELQELSKGEQDILQLISVRLLCAGAQKYIYQETEITVSCAGEIFTAKGKVIQQIGWKAIEAEFRKHLGVKSRKEGEEFFLPDVVEGQTFHPVTVSVSEHFTTPPKPYSEDTLLSAMETAGNREFDAETEKKGLGTPATRASIIEKLVSSGYAVRKGKQLLATQDGADLISVLPEYLRSAAMTAEWENRLLQIERGELPGQEFLDGIEELIDRMLLECGELSVEEQNRFYPREQIGVCPVCGSPVYESKRNFFCGSRECAFALWKENRYLSGMKKRMDKKMAAELLKDGRTYVPDLYSQKKGRTFAAYLCLDTEEGKASFRLEFPKKKNKK is encoded by the coding sequence ATGTATTTGGTTTTAGGGGAGAAACCCAGCGTGGCCCTGGCCTATGCGAAAGTATTAGGGGCTAAGAAGCGTCAGGAAGGCTATCTGGAAGGAAACGGATGGCTGGTGAGCTGGTGCCTGGGGCATCTGGCGGAGTATGTGCCGCCGGAGGACTATGGGGAAAAGTATAAGAAGTGGGAATTTACTGACCTTCCCATCCTGCCGGATGAATGGCGGCTGGCTGTGGCGAAAGATAAAAAGACGCAGTTTGCAGTCTTAAAGAAGCTGCTGAACCGGAAGGATGTGGAGTATGTGGTCAACGGCTGTGACGCCGGACGTGAGGGGGAGCTGATTTTTGGCCGGGTTTATGAACTGTCCGGAAGCCGTCTGCCCATCAAGCGGATCTGGATCAGTTCTATGGAGGATTCTGCTATCCGGGAGGCATTTTCTTGCCTGAAAGACGGCGCAGAATACCGGAACCTCTACGAAGCGTCGGTCTGCCGTGCGAAAGCGGACTGGCTCATTGGGATGAACGCTACCAGGGCTTACACCACGAAATATTTTAAACGCCTGGTAGTAGGACGGGTACAGACGCCTACCCTGGCAATGTTGGTGGAACGGGGAGAGCAGATCACCCATTTCCAGAAAGAGAAATACTATAACCTCCATTTCGACTGCGGCGGGCTGGAGGCGGTAAAAGAGAAGCTGTTTGACACCGGAGAAGTCCGGCGGCTGCAGGAAGCCTGTGAGGGCGGGACAGCCGTGGCGGAATCCTGCGTATCAACGGAAAAGGCTGTTTCTCCGCCGAAGCTGTATGATCTGACCACGCTCCAGAGGGAGAGCAACCGTTATTTTGGCTATACGGCAAAGGAGACACTGGACTTTACCCAGAGCCTTTATGAAAAAAAACTGGTGACATATCCCCGGACAGACAGCCAGTATTTGACAGAGGATATGGGGCAGACTGCACGGCAGGCGGTTGCAATGGCGTGTGAGAAATATGGCTTTTCTTCTCTCTATCCGCTGGAGCCGGACGTAGAGCGCATGATGGATAACAGCAAAGTCTCAGATCACCATGCGATTATCCCCACGGCAGAGCTAAAGGCATATGAGCTGCAGGAGCTGTCCAAAGGGGAACAGGACATCCTTCAGCTCATCAGTGTCCGGCTGCTTTGTGCCGGGGCGCAGAAATACATTTATCAGGAAACAGAGATCACTGTATCCTGTGCCGGGGAAATATTTACGGCAAAAGGCAAAGTCATTCAGCAAATAGGATGGAAAGCGATAGAAGCAGAGTTCCGTAAGCATTTAGGCGTAAAAAGCCGGAAAGAAGGGGAGGAATTTTTCCTTCCTGATGTGGTAGAAGGCCAGACGTTCCATCCGGTTACGGTAAGCGTATCCGAGCATTTTACAACACCGCCGAAACCCTACAGCGAGGATACCCTGTTATCTGCCATGGAGACTGCCGGAAACCGGGAGTTTGATGCGGAAACAGAGAAAAAAGGGCTTGGCACACCGGCAACCAGGGCGTCCATTATTGAAAAACTGGTATCTTCTGGTTATGCCGTAAGAAAAGGGAAACAGCTTCTGGCTACCCAGGACGGGGCAGACCTGATCTCGGTGCTTCCGGAGTATCTGCGGTCAGCCGCCATGACTGCGGAGTGGGAGAACCGCCTGCTCCAGATTGAAAGAGGGGAGCTTCCCGGACAGGAGTTCCTGGACGGCATTGAGGAACTGATTGACCGGATGCTTCTGGAGTGCGGGGAATTGTCCGTGGAGGAGCAAAACCGTTTTTATCCCAGAGAGCAGATCGGCGTCTGCCCGGTGTGCGGCAGCCCGGTCTATGAAAGCAAGAGAAACTTCTTCTGTGGCAGCCGTGAGTGTGCCTTTGCCCTCTGGAAAGAGAACCGGTATCTGTCCGGGATGAAGAAAAGGATGGATAAAAAGATGGCGGCGGAGCTTTTAAAGGATGGGCGGACGTATGTGCCGGATCTGTATTCCCAGAAGAAGGGAAGAACCTTTGCGGCGTATCTCTGCCTGGATACGGAAGAAGGAAAAGCCAGTTTCCGCCTGGAGTTCCCGAAAAAGAAAAACAAAAAATGA